From the genome of Danio rerio strain Tuebingen ecotype United States chromosome 2, GRCz12tu, whole genome shotgun sequence, one region includes:
- the gata6 gene encoding transcription factor GATA-6 isoform X2 — MDLGDNSWSMVKREVSSSSSPGSPAEQSYLNTDRRDRLRSPAPTHLDPVGSRRAEGRPLHSYVHFGHPNNALPSSDDVTLFTDLDQGNKLIISGGHPRETHKGGLIVDPTDMYQTLAIAAAQSQAGYNDTPSAGYMHSNPTSPVYVPTSRVGTMIPNLSYLPPGVSTQPSHAVSSHSVWSQPAPESPSYSTGSPHTSNRFHYSPSPPMNNGTSRDTSYTTPLNVNSRDQYLSRPISGSYPSPYPPYVTPQLSQLPAAWPAGPFENSMLHSLQSRSAPLAIRGPNGDLLEEMVESRECVNCGSMSTPLWRRDGTGHFLCNACGLYSKMNGLSRPLIKPQKRMSSSRRIGLSCANCQTSTTTLWRRNAEGEPVCNACGLYTKLHGVPRPLAMKKEGIQTRKRKPKSLSKVKGSSGSSSVPMTPTSSSSSNSEECTKNSPSSTQVNSSTLVGQVDVPGTTGSMVKFPGQESLYTNVGLTSSADVASSVRGDSWCPMALA, encoded by the exons ATGGACCTGGGTGATAACAGCTGGTCCATGGTCAAGCGCGAAGTGTCCAGCAGCAGCAGCCCAGGGTCTCCGGCTGAGCAAAGCTACCTGAACACTGACCGGAGGGACCGGCTGAGATCCCCGGCGCCGACTCACCTGGACCCGGTGGGATCCCGTCGCGCGGAGGGCAGGCCCCTACACTCCTACGTCCACTTCGGGCATCCTAACAACGCCCTGCCCAGTTCTGACGACGTTACACTCTTCACGGATTTAGACCAGGGCAACAAACTCATCATCTCAGGTGGACACCCCAGGGAGACGCATAAGGGAGGCCTCATTGTGGACCCTACCGACATGTATCAGACCCTGGCCATCGCGGCGGCCCAGAGCCAGGCCGGTTATAACGACACGCCGTCGGCCGGTTACATGCACTCCAACCCCACTTCTCCCGTTTATGTGCCTACGTCTCGCGTTGGAACGATGATACCGAATTTGTCTTACCTGCCACCCGGCGTGTCAACACAGCCGAGCCACGCGGTGAGCAGTCACTCGGTGTGGTCTCAGCCCGCGCCCGAGAGCCCGTCCTACAGCACTGGAAGCCCGCATACCTCCAACCGGTTCCACTACTCCCCAAGTCCGCCGATGAATAACGGCACATCGAGGGATACCAGCTACACTACTCCTCTGAATGTAAACAGTCGCGACCAGTACCTTTCAAGACCGATAAGTGGATCTTACCCGAGCCCGTACCCTCCGTATGTCACACCGCAGCTCTCACAGCTACCGGCGGCGTGGCCCGCGGGACCCTTCGAGAACTCCATGCTGCACTCACTGCAATCCCGAAGCGCACCGCTGGCCATCAGGGGCCCCAACGGAG ATCTGCTGGAGGAGATGGTGGAGAGCCGGGAGTGCGTAAACTGCGGCTCCATGTCCACCCCGCTGTGGAGACGCGACGGCACGGGACACTTTCTCTGCAACGCCTGCGGGCTGTACAGCAAAATGAATGGACTCAGCCGACCATTAATTAAACCTCAGAAGCGCATG TCTTCCTCCCGGCGGATCGGACTGTCATGCGCAAACTGTCAGACGAGCACCACAACACTGTGGCGCAGAAACGCGGAGGGAGAGCCCGTGTGCAACGCCTGTGGTCTTTACACCAAGTTACACGGG GTGCCTCGGCCCCTTGCCATGAAGAAAGAAGGCATTCAGACAAGGAAAAGAAAACCAAAGTCTTTGAGCAAAGTGAAAGGATCATCTG GCAGCAGCTCGGTCCCCATGACTCCAACTTCTTCATCGTCTTCTAACTCAGAGGAGTGCACAAAAAACAGTCCTTCGTCAACACAG GTCAACTCTTCAACACTTGTGGGCCAAGTTGATGTCCCGGGCACGACCGGCTCCATGGTAAAGTTCCCCGGCCAGGAGAGCCTGTACACCAATGTAGGCTTGACGTCCAGCGCTGACGTGGCCAGTTCTGTCAGAGGGGACTCTTGGTGCCCCATGGCCTTGGCCTAA
- the gata6 gene encoding transcription factor GATA-6, whose protein sequence is MDLGDNSWSMVKREVSSSSSPGSPAEQSYLNTDRRDRLRSPAPTHLDPVGSRRAEGRPLHSYVHFGHPNNALPSSDDVTLFTDLDQGNKLIISGGHPRETHKGGLIVDPTDMYQTLAIAAAQSQAGYNDTPSAGYMHSNPTSPVYVPTSRVGTMIPNLSYLPPGVSTQPSHAVSSHSVWSQPAPESPSYSTGSPHTSNRFHYSPSPPMNNGTSRDTSYTTPLNVNSRDQYLSRPISGSYPSPYPPYVTPQLSQLPAAWPAGPFENSMLHSLQSRSAPLAIRGPNGDLLEEMVESRECVNCGSMSTPLWRRDGTGHFLCNACGLYSKMNGLSRPLIKPQKRMSSSRRIGLSCANCQTSTTTLWRRNAEGEPVCNACGLYTKLHGVPRPLAMKKEGIQTRKRKPKSLSKVKGSSGSSSVPMTPTSSSSSNSEECTKNSPSSTQVPVTSVNSSTLVGQVDVPGTTGSMVKFPGQESLYTNVGLTSSADVASSVRGDSWCPMALA, encoded by the exons ATGGACCTGGGTGATAACAGCTGGTCCATGGTCAAGCGCGAAGTGTCCAGCAGCAGCAGCCCAGGGTCTCCGGCTGAGCAAAGCTACCTGAACACTGACCGGAGGGACCGGCTGAGATCCCCGGCGCCGACTCACCTGGACCCGGTGGGATCCCGTCGCGCGGAGGGCAGGCCCCTACACTCCTACGTCCACTTCGGGCATCCTAACAACGCCCTGCCCAGTTCTGACGACGTTACACTCTTCACGGATTTAGACCAGGGCAACAAACTCATCATCTCAGGTGGACACCCCAGGGAGACGCATAAGGGAGGCCTCATTGTGGACCCTACCGACATGTATCAGACCCTGGCCATCGCGGCGGCCCAGAGCCAGGCCGGTTATAACGACACGCCGTCGGCCGGTTACATGCACTCCAACCCCACTTCTCCCGTTTATGTGCCTACGTCTCGCGTTGGAACGATGATACCGAATTTGTCTTACCTGCCACCCGGCGTGTCAACACAGCCGAGCCACGCGGTGAGCAGTCACTCGGTGTGGTCTCAGCCCGCGCCCGAGAGCCCGTCCTACAGCACTGGAAGCCCGCATACCTCCAACCGGTTCCACTACTCCCCAAGTCCGCCGATGAATAACGGCACATCGAGGGATACCAGCTACACTACTCCTCTGAATGTAAACAGTCGCGACCAGTACCTTTCAAGACCGATAAGTGGATCTTACCCGAGCCCGTACCCTCCGTATGTCACACCGCAGCTCTCACAGCTACCGGCGGCGTGGCCCGCGGGACCCTTCGAGAACTCCATGCTGCACTCACTGCAATCCCGAAGCGCACCGCTGGCCATCAGGGGCCCCAACGGAG ATCTGCTGGAGGAGATGGTGGAGAGCCGGGAGTGCGTAAACTGCGGCTCCATGTCCACCCCGCTGTGGAGACGCGACGGCACGGGACACTTTCTCTGCAACGCCTGCGGGCTGTACAGCAAAATGAATGGACTCAGCCGACCATTAATTAAACCTCAGAAGCGCATG TCTTCCTCCCGGCGGATCGGACTGTCATGCGCAAACTGTCAGACGAGCACCACAACACTGTGGCGCAGAAACGCGGAGGGAGAGCCCGTGTGCAACGCCTGTGGTCTTTACACCAAGTTACACGGG GTGCCTCGGCCCCTTGCCATGAAGAAAGAAGGCATTCAGACAAGGAAAAGAAAACCAAAGTCTTTGAGCAAAGTGAAAGGATCATCTG GCAGCAGCTCGGTCCCCATGACTCCAACTTCTTCATCGTCTTCTAACTCAGAGGAGTGCACAAAAAACAGTCCTTCGTCAACACAGGTGCCTGTAACATCA GTCAACTCTTCAACACTTGTGGGCCAAGTTGATGTCCCGGGCACGACCGGCTCCATGGTAAAGTTCCCCGGCCAGGAGAGCCTGTACACCAATGTAGGCTTGACGTCCAGCGCTGACGTGGCCAGTTCTGTCAGAGGGGACTCTTGGTGCCCCATGGCCTTGGCCTAA